A single window of Liolophura sinensis isolate JHLJ2023 chromosome 6, CUHK_Ljap_v2, whole genome shotgun sequence DNA harbors:
- the LOC135467271 gene encoding histone H1-delta-like, whose protein sequence is MSQPGSRTASPPRSAPRSAPKAAPLKKKRAPRPPPTHPPYVEMVRGAIASLKERGGSSRQKILAYITANYDVGKETGPINARLRNALRSGVEKGFLLHSKKGTGATGSFRVGKAIPKKKGKASPRKRGKSPRKKRTAKKKSPRKSAKRTTKKARRSPKKKAAKRRTGKKAAKRRSPKKKARPAARRPKAKGKARR, encoded by the coding sequence ATGTCCCAACCAGGTTCAAGAACAGCTAGTCCACCTCGGTCAGCCCCTAGGTCTGCACCAAAGGCAGCACCACTGAAGAAGAAGCGTGCTCCAAGACCACCACCAACCCATCCACCCTACGTTGAAATGGTCCGCGGTGCTATTGCTAGTTTGAAGGAGCGCGGAGGCTCATCTCGTCAAAAGATTCTGGCATACATTACCGCCAATTACGATGTGGGGAAGGAGACTGGTCCAATCAACGCTCGTCTGAGGAACGCCCTGAGATCTGGCGTAGAGAAAGGCTTCCTGTTACACAGCAAGAAAGGCACTGGAGCCACCGGATCATTCCGCGTTGGAAAGGCTATACCAAAGAAGAAAGGTAAGGCTTCACCACGCAAAAGAGGCAAGTCTCCAAGAAAGAAGAGGACCGCAAAGAAGAAGTCTCCCCGCAAATCCGCCAAGAGGACAACAAAGAAAGCCCGCAGGTCACCAAAGAAAAAGGCTGCGAAGAGGAGGACTGGCAAGAAAGCGGCCAAGAGAAGGTCACCAAAGAAGAAGGCTAGGCCAGCAGCACGTCGCCCCAAGGCTAAGGGAAAGGCCCGCCGTTGA